The following proteins are encoded in a genomic region of Xenopus laevis strain J_2021 chromosome 3L, Xenopus_laevis_v10.1, whole genome shotgun sequence:
- the LOC121401253 gene encoding tubulin monoglycylase TTLL3-like, with translation MWIHCRNDLNEICSFGNQWVVQKYIERPLLVYGTKIDLRQHFLITDWYPLTIWFYKHSFIRFSSQPFTLKRLDTAIHVCNNSIQRKLKNAPNRHPNLPEENMWHSDEFKEYLCTIGKEQVWDSIIIPGMKKALIQTMKAAQEYEIYKKNSFDIFGADFMFGENFQPWLLEINLKPDIEKDTSVMEKLVPPMVEDIVRVVIDYKDDPNCDLGGFELIYKQVSARQEKETLILINV, from the exons ATGT ggATACATTGCAGAAATGATCTGAATGAAATATGTTCCTTTGGAAATCAATGGGTGGTTCAAAAGTACATAGAGAGGCCACTTCTTGTATATGGAACCAAAATTGATCTCCGTCAGCATTTCCTCATAACGGACTGGTACCCGTTAACTATCTGGTTCTATAAGCACAGTTTCATCCGTTTCTCATCTCAGCCCTTCACGCTGAAGAGATTAGATAC CGCCATCCATGTATGTAATAACAGCATACAGAGGAAATTAAAGAATGCACCAAATCGTCACCCCAACCTGCCTGAAGAAAACATGTGGCACAGTGACGAATTCAAAGAGTATCTTTGTACAATCGGAAAAGAGCAAGTCTGGGATTCAATCATTATACCAGGGATGAAGAAAGCCCTCATTCAAACTATGAAGGCCGCCCAGGAATATGAGATATACAAGAAAAACAGTTTTGACATTTTTGGTGCAGATTTTATGTTTGGAGAAAACTTCCAGCCCTGGCTCCTTGAGATCAATCTCAAACCTGACATAGAAAAAGACACGTCAGTAATGGAGAAGCTTGTTCCACCAATGGTAGAGGACATTGTACGTGTGGTGATTGATTACAAGGATGACCCTAACTGTGACCTGGGAGGATTTGAACTTATATATAAACAGGTAAGTGCAAGACAAGAGAAAGAAACTTTGATACTGATAAATGTCTAA
- the LOC121401176 gene encoding tubulin monoglycylase TTLL3-like, whose amino-acid sequence MCLYLDDFSMTAACGILKWVLRRNEKSLQNDVIPRRKKKKKARTVPEDIIVTALVVCQLHLYDSTHEDGDDLVCSRIINWEQFIYDYYQVMHHGAHIRNSDKYVDYCHQLLCKLRRVNPQLDIDGEKNIWILKPRALSRGRGKRICEMGTQLLFRGKTKDKVTGGCSSQDIYK is encoded by the exons ATGTGCCTTTATTTAGATGACTTTAGCATGACTGCGGCTTGTGGTATCCTAAAATGGGTTTTGAGAAGGAATGAGAAGTCTTTGCAAAATGACGTTATTCCCAGacggaaaaaaaagaaaaaagctagaACTGTTCCAGAAGATATTATAGTAACAGCCCTTGTGGTTTGCCAGCTTCATCTGTACGACTCAACACATGAGGACGGAGATGACTTAGTATGTTCCAGGATAATTAATTGGGAACAGTTCATATATGACTACTATCAGGTTATGCA TCATGGTGCGCACATACGGAATTCAGACAAGTATGTTGATTACTGCCACCAATTGTTATGTAAGCTGAGAAGAGTGAACCCACAACTAGATAtagatggagaaaaaaacatctggATTTTAAAACCAAGAGCTCTATCTAGAGGAAGAGGTAAGAGAATCTGTGAAATGGGTACTCAATTGTTGTTTAGGGGGAAAACAAAAGATAAGGTTACTGGTGGGTGCTCCTCACAGGATATTTATAAATGA